The genomic stretch CCCCGGGGGGCGGAGGTGGCGCAGAAGACGCTGAATCCCCGGGTAGGGGTACATGCGGGGATATCCGTCCTCGGGACGACCGGGTTCGTGGAGCCCTGGGACGATCACGTGACGGAGGGGGTGGTCGACCGGATCGCCCACGCTCCCGGAGCGGTCGTGCTGACGACCGGCAGGCTCGGCCTGCGTTACTCCCGTCTCCTCTTCCCGGAGCACGAGGCGATCCTGGCCGGGAACAACCTTGAGGAGGCGCTCCGGGCGGCCGGTGACGATACCGTGATCTGCGGGCTGCCCGGCCTGATCCTGAAGTTCATCAACCCCGATGTCCTCGAGGGCACAGGGTGCGCGACGGTGGAGGAACTCTCGGCGACCCCGCTCTGGGAGGAGACGGTTCGCCGGGAGCTTGTGGCCTTCCAGTCCCGCTACCCCCGCGTCCGGGTCGTGATCGTCGACCGCGACGGCCGGATCATCGGGGAGTCGCCGTGAAGATCGTCGGGGTGGGCTGCGGCCCCGGTATGCTGACCCCGGAGGCAGCGACCGTCATCGCGGGCGCATCGCTCGTTTACGGCTCGGCCCGGGCGATCGCCCTTGCCCGCGACGCCATCGCGCCGGGATCTGAGGTGCACGAGATCGAGGATTACCGGAGCCTCCGCTCCCTCCCGGCCCATGCTGTCGTCCTCTCGACCGGGGATCCGATGCTTGCAGGGCTCGGCTACCTTCCGGGCGAGGTCGTCCCCGGGATCTCCTCGCTCCAGGTCGCGTTCGCCCGCCTGAAGGTTCCGCTGGCGCGGGCCGCGGTCGTCTCCGCCCACGGGAAGGATCACGCCCGGGCGATAGCGGAGGCGCGGGAGGAGGTCGCCCGGGGCCGGGTCGTCTTCCTCGTCGCCGACCCGGCCTTCGACGTCGGGGCGCTCGCGGCAGCCCTCCCGCCGGAGACCCGGCTTGCCGTCTGCGAGGATCTCGGCTACCCAACTGAACGGATCGCCGTCGGGACGGCAGCAGAGCCCCCGGTGCCGCGGGGCGATCTCTTCGTGGTGGTGGCGGGGGAGTTTTAGAAGGCGTCCGATCCGGATACATCACCAGAGGATAGGGGATGCATCCCCTTCCGGATTTGAAGTCTCAGTAATTCGCTAATTTCGGTGCCCGACACTGAGCAATGCGGCTTCGTACAATTCGGTACCGAGGAGTTGATAACACCCGGCCACCGGAGTTCGCGTTCTTCGCGGCTCGCACCTTCGGTGCTCCAACTCCTTCCCCAGCGGGGGAAGTCGTTCTTCGTGTGAGGTGACGGTAGGCGCAGTGGCGAGATCTCACGCGAAGAGCGCGAAGCCGCGAAGGACGACAGGCCGAAAGGCAGGAGCGTGAGAAGCCATCAGGCTTCGAGCCGCGAAGAATGCGAAGAGATCGGTGGAATACTGAACGTCACGCTATTCCGCGGGTGGCTGGAACTACATGATCTACACTGTGGGAGCCGCGAGATCCGCCGCGGCGCTCTCTTTCTTCCGGAACTCGTAGCCCGAGCGGAGGAGATCGAGAAGGATCGCCTGGTACGCCCCCCGCCTGCAGAGTTCGAGGTGGTAGCGGTGCACCGTCGATTTCGTCCCGTACCTCGCCGGGACGTCGCTCCAGGCGCACCCGGTGGTGAGAACGTAGAGAATCCCGTTGAAGAGGTTCCGGGGATCGCGCCTTGGTCTCCCGATATGAGGTTTCTGGGGCGGGAGGTGTCTTTTGACGATCTCCCAGAGGTCGTCGTCGATCTCCCGAAATGTCATGAGCGCCGCATACCCCGGCGAAGCCTTATAGTTTTGGGACGCCTCAAGGGCTCACGCGGATTCGTAGTTCATGACGATGATCTCGCGGACCTCTCCCCGTTTCGACCCGTCGCAGTTGATCGCCCTCCTTGCCGGAACCCGGTCGATACGGTACCCGGCGTAGAGATCGTCGAAGAATGCGTCATCCGGGTCGGCGTTTCTCGGATCGGAGTTGCTCAGCATCAGTCTCGCCCCCTTTGCGTCGCAGCGTGCGTAGAATGCCCCCAGGCGCCTCTGCTCCTCGTCGGAGAACCTGTTCTTCGAGTACTGCGTGAACGACGACGTTTGGTTCAGCGGCCGGTAGGGCGGATCGAAGTAGACGAAGGAGTCTTTTGAGATATACGGCTCCGCCTGCGTGAAGTCGCCGAGATGGATGGTCGTGTTCCGGAACGCGAGCGAGTCGGTCAGAAGAACCTCTTCGTGCAGGATCTTCGGCGTTTTGTACCTGCCGAACGGGACGTTGAATCCGCCCCGGGAGTTCACCCGGTAGAGGCCGTTGAAGCACGTCCTGTTGAGGAAGATGAACCGTCCCGCCCGTTCGACCCACGCGTCGCCGTACCCGGCAAAGTCGATCTCCTTCTTCTCGCGGTTGAACGCCTCCCTGACAGCGTAGTAGTAATCTCTCCGCCCGGCATCGTCTTTCGAGAGAAACTCGTCCTCGACGCCGCGGAGGTAGTCGATGAGAGCGGAGACGTCGTTCTTCACGACGGTATAGGCGAGGACGAGGTCCTCGTTGATGTCGAAGAGGTGGCACTCCCTGAACGCAAAGGTGCTGTTGAAGTGAAAGTAGACCGCCCCGCCGCCCATGAACGGTTCGACGAAGACCGGAAGGGTTCCCTCGGCGAGTTCCCGCGGAACTCTCGCGGTGAACGCATCGAGCAGTTGCGTCTTGCCGCCTGCCCACTTGAGGAACGGTCGTGCGGTGGTTGTCGCCATCGGTCTCTTCTCATCGGGATGAATGCTGGAAGAGAGGTTGGCCTCGAAGGGCATTAGCGTTGTCCGTCTCGCGCATCGGTTTCAGCCGCTACTTACCGCCCGTCCGAACGCCCTGCTTTTGGGCTTTGTTGAACCTCTCCCTCAGAGGACGAATCACCTCCAGATTATCTATGCATCACCGATTCACGCGAAGAACGCGAAGTCTGGATGGGTACTGATGGACTCCTTCGCGTTCTTCGCGTCTTCGCGTGAGGCCACATCACTGACTTCTATTGGAAATCGGGTAGTATCCAGAGATTGTGGAAAGCATTTCAACCGCGCTGTTTTTTCAGCATCTTTTCGATCGCCCACCGGCCCCGGCCGAGTTCTCCTCCCAGGATCTCGACCGCCCTCTTCTTCGTCTCGCCGGACTCGATGAGCGCGGTGAACCGGGAGACGAGGGTCTCGCGGTCGGCGTCCGTCCAGGGTTTGCCCCGGTTCGCCGGCTCCCCGGTTCGCGGTGTCCGGAGCGTGGGGAGCAGACTGCCCGGCGTGACATCCCGCAGTTCCGCGATCTTCAGGTCGAAGACCTGCTTTGAGGCCTCGAACCCGGTTGCCCGGCGGTTGAGGCCGACGGCCGCCTTTGCCGTCGTAAATCCGCCGAGGAACATGTCGCAGACGAGATCGCCCTCGTTGCTGCTGTACTGGAGTATCTTTACGAGCAGCTCCGTCGGTAGTTCGTTCTTGTTCTTCGCCTGCCCCGGTTTGTACTCGCGGTTGATGCACCAGACGTCTTCGCGGTCGCGGTAGTTCAGCGACCCGTTCTCCGGCCCCTTCTCCCCGGCCCCGTAGCGCGACTCCAGGTTGAACGTCCGCTCGCCGCCCGGTTTTTCGTAGAAGAGGATGTGGTAGTGGGAGGAGACGTACTTTCTGCTCGTGTAGACGCCGAAGTTGTAGCGCCATATGATATGGTTGACCTCGCGAAGGTGCGTCCCGCGCAGTGCGTGGAGGATGTGGTAGAGGTTCGTGTAGCCCGAGACGATGTAGATCGACCCGCCCGGCCTTAGTATCCGTTCGGCTTCCCGTATCCAGTTATTGCTGAACTCCCCGTAATCGGATGCGGGAACCTCGATGTAGCCGTCGACGACGAACGCCTCGTCACGGTTGTAGTGCTGGTGCAACCGGTCGCCGTTGATGCCGTAAGGGGGGTCGGTGACGATCAGGTCGACCGAGTCGTCGGGGATATGCGCTCTTGTCCCCGCGATGCAGTCGCCGTTGTAGAAGACGTTGCCGTTGATCTCCTCGAATCTCATGTTTTCCCCGCAGGCTACAACGTATTCACGTTGGTCGTGCGAGCATAAGATACTCGTTATGGCCCCGTCTCTCTCCCTGTTGCCGGGAGGTAGCATTAAGACGGTTCACACGAACGAAAAACTGGCTACCAGGAATATAGCAGCCCCGGGAGTTTGGATCGTGGCACATTCAGAGGACTCAGAGAGTGCGTTACGCACCGTAGCGCCGGATCGGGGGGTTCACGAACGCATGGCAGCCATCATGGCCGAGAACGAGACACTCCGGCGCGAGAACGCCGCGCTGCAGTCCGTAAAGGACGCGCTCCGGGAGAGCGAGGAGCGTTACCGGCGCCTCTTCGAGGCCGACCTCACCGGGGATGTTGTCGCCGCCCCGGACGGTCGGATACTCTCCTGCAACCCGGCGTTCGCAAGGATATTCGGTTTTGCCTCGAGGGGAGAGGCCCCGGGTACCGATATCCGGGATCTCTTCGAGGATCCTGGTGACCTGGACCGGGTCGTCGCAAGCCTCCGGAAGGAAGGAAAGATAGAGAACGTGGGTCGGACACGGAGGCGCCGGGACGGAACCCGCATCCATATCGTAGAGAATGTGGTCGGGCGTTTTGGCCCCGGCGGCGAGTTACTCGAGATCCAGGGCTACATCTACGACGATTCGGAGCGCAAACGGGCGGAGGAGGCTCTCCGGGAGAGCATGGAGTGGTACCGCCAGGCGCTCGACAACCCGCTCATCGGCTACGCTCACTGCGAGGTCGTTGTCGATGCTGCCGGAAAGCCCGTTGACTACATTTACCTGGAGGTCAACCGGGCGTTTGAACTCTTTACCGGGCTTAGATGGGAAGAGGTCGCGAATCGTCGGGTGACTGAAGTTCTCCACCTGGATGAGGCTGCCGGAATCATTGCAATCTACGGGAACGTAGCGCTGACGGGAGAATCTACGGCGTTTCAGTACCCTGTGCCGACTCTTGCGAAATGGTTCGAGGTCACCGCGTTTTCACATCAACGGGGACGATTTACAACCTTCTTCACCGACATCACCGAGCGCAAACGGGTGGAGGAGGCTCTCCGGGAGAGCGAGGAGCGTTACCGGCGGCTCTTCGAAGACGATCTCACCGGGGACTTCCTCACCGTCGCGGATGGCCGGATAATCGCCTGCAACCCGGCGTTCGTCAGGATGTTCGGGTTTGATTCCGTAGATGATGCACTGGACACCAACATTCTGGATCTCTATGAAGATCCCCGTGATCGGGGCATGCTCCTCGCACGCCTGCAGAGGGACGGGAAGGTCGAGAACGAGGGGAGGGTCCGGAAGCGCCGGGACGGGGCACGCATCCATGTCGTAGAGAACGTGGTCGGACGCTTCAACGCGGACGGCGAACTCCTGGAGACCCAGGGTTACGTCTACGACGACTCCGAGCGCAAACGGGCGGAGGAAGCCCTGCGCGAGAGCGAGGAGCGGTTCCGGGCGGTTCTCGAGAACTCGCTCGACGCGGCCTACCGGCGCAACCTCCGGGCCGACCGCTACGATTACATGAGTCCGGTTATCCGGGAGATCCTTGGCTTCACCCCGGAGGAGATGGCTGCGATGAGCCTTGAGGAGGTCATGGAGCGGATCCATCCCGACGACCGGCGGTCGGTCGAGGCGGAACTGGACGCCGCTGCCGCCTCAGCGAGAGGTCTCCTCGTATACCGGTTTCTGGCGAAAAGCGGGGAGTACCGCTGGCTTGAAGACCACCTCATGGTGATCCGTGATCCCGGCGGCCGGCCGCTCTACCGGGGCGGCATCGTCCGCGACGTCACCGGACGAAAGGAGGCCGAGGCGGAGCTCGCCCGGGTACACCGGGATCTCCGGTCCGCTCACCGGGAGGCGAACCTCTACCTCGATATCCTGACCCACGATATCGGGAACACGGAGAACGTCTCGGACCTCTATGCTGAACTGCTTGTCGACTCCGTGGAGGGCCAGGCGGCCGGGTACGCGGCGAACCTGAAGCGGAGCATAACGAAGAGCATCGAGATCCTCGGCATCGTCTCAAAGATCCGGCAGATTCATGCAGGGCCGCCCACGCTCCGGCCGACCGACCTCGATGCGGTCATCCGGACCGAGATCGACCACTTCCCGGCCGTCCCCATCAGTTACGAGGGTGCATCGTGCAAGGTCGTTGCCGACGGTCTCCTCTGCGAGGTCTTCACGAACCTGATCGGCAACGCCGTCAAGCACGGCGGCCCCGGCGTCGCCGTAACCGTCCGGGTCGAAGAGCAGAACGGCGAGGTGCTGGTGACGGTCGCGGATACCGGTCGGGGCGTCCCGGACGACCAGAAAGAGGAGATTTTTCACCGCTACGAGAGAAAGCAACGGGGCGTGGGCGAGGGGCTCGGGCTGTACCTCGTGCAGATCCTCATCGACCGATACGGGGGGAGGATCTGGGTCGAAGACCGGGTGCCGGGGCATCCGGAAGAGGGAGCGGCATTCTCCTTCTTGCTCCGGGAGACAGATGCCGTCCGTCCTTCCGGCCGTTGAGCGTTCACGTCTTCGTCTCGTTCTCCGTTCCGGCGGAACCTCGCCCGGCTGGCGGCGTCGGTGGGGGGGCAGGGGAAGTCATGCGTGCGCGGGAGAATCAGGCGAGATCCTGCCCGGAGCCGCACGCTCTCTCGGACACGAAATGAGATGAGCCGGTCGATGCCCGTCTTACCCGGTTTCCCGGATCACCGCCGTTCTCCACTCTACCCCGTGGAGCCCGGCTGTCGTCCAGGCAATCTCCTTCTGCACCGCCTCGCCGCCGTCGGCGACAAACCCGTAGACCGCAGTTCCGTAACGCTCGCCGGCGACCCGGCGGGCCACGTCGAGCAGGTCCGGGTAATCGGCGAAGAGCGGGTCTTCAAACGTCATCCTCCCGATCTGGGCCGGGTCGGTGTCGTAGATCACCCGTCCGTCCGTCTGGATGACCATCACCTGGTACGGGGTGCCGTTCGCCGCTGGTTCGGCGATGCCTGCAACCAGGGCCTCCGGCCGGAAGACGACGGAGGCGAACCCGGCAAAAAGCCCTTCGTTCGTGAAGATGGGTGCCACGATGACCGTCGCCGGAATGTTTTCCGCGACCGTGATCACCTCGCTCATGATGGGCCGCTTCGTCGCGAGGATGTGCCGGATATGGGCCTGGCCACCGATCTCCGCACCCTTGATATCGCGGTACGCCGCCGGTTCGGCGGCGAGAATCGTGCCTTCTGCGTCGCTGACCGTGCAGTCGACGATCGACGGGTCGGTGGCGGAGAGGTTCGCGAGGATTCCGTGAGCGTCGGCGTCGGAGAGATTGGTCTTTCCGAGTTCGAACGCGGCATGCGCCAGGCGGTTGTCCAGGGCCTCGAGCGCCGCCGTGATGTCGGACTGCAGGTGGATGAGGAGCGTCGCGGCATCCTCCTCGGCCACGGAGACAGGCGGCGGCGTCGGCTGGTTCAGCGCAGCAAAACCGGTGCCGACGGCGACCAGGACCGCCAGAGCGGCAACGATCCACGGATATGATTGAGAATTCATCAAAACCACTCGGTACAGAAAAAAGGATCGTGGAAAATTTAAGGTCTGTGAAACTACTTTCGTTGTTGGCTATGCCGTCACCGGGGTGTCCTGCCCCGGAGCCGCTTTTTATGCACCCGCCATCCCACGACGCCGGCCAGAACGGCGACGACGATCGCGGCCAGGATGCCGATCCCGAGCGCGGGGTTCTGCTGGTAGACGTCCAGGAGCATGTCGGAGCCGAGGGCAAAGGCGAGGCAGGAGGTGAGCGACCCGGTGCAGACGCAGGCAAAGACCCTGCCCTTCTCCAGCCCGAGCAGCCGGCCGAGAATCGATCCGTTCATCGCCCCGGTCCCCTGGAGCGGGAAGAAGACAAAGAGAATGAGCCCGATCGTCGAGAACTTCCGGAGCCAGGGCTGGCTCTCGGTGTAGTTCCTGCCGATCGTCATCCCGCTCTCGAGGAGCCGGCCGATGAGCGGGATCTTCAGCGCCAGGTCGAAGTTCCAGACGACGAAGAGTGAGACGGCCACGTCGAGGAGGAAGATCACGGCCGTGATGAGCCACCAGGGGTAGCCCGCCAGGATCGCGAGCGGGATGATCGTCTCCTTCCCGGCAGGGGGGACAAAGTAGGCAACGATTAGCCCCGAGATGATGAGGAATCGCTGGTAGGGCTCGATCAGGTAGAGCGCCGCAAAAACGGCCGGGATGATGGCAAGCGGGAGAACGAACTTTATGGAGCCGGCAAGGTAGGGGTTTGCGAGAAGGTCTTTGTAGCTCTCCGGTCCGGGTGTATCGGTCATATCGTCTGCGCTCATGGGTCGATCTCCGGCAGGGAGATACTCAGTTCAGATTGGGGTTTAGGGGTTAATACGTTATCTGCAGAGATTCCAGCAGATTCAAGTTCATGGAGCGCAAGGATAGGTAGCATGACCCCTGTTCCCGTTACCCGGCCGCCCCGCTCCCTCCCTGTTGTCGATGCCGGCACCCGGGAAAGCGCGCTCTGCACGATTGCGAACGTCGCGACTGCACTCGAGACCCTGCGCGAGGTGAGGAAGCACGTTCGCGGCGACCACAAGCGGCGTCTCGACGACGTCGCGGTGGTCCTCCGCGTCGTCGCGCTCGACGCCCAGGCGACCTACGCGATCACCGACGAAGAGGCCCGGTCGTTCATTCGGGACTGCCGTTCGAGGTGAGGTCGCCGGGCAGCACCGGTTCGGTGAGGGCGTGGACGAAGCGTTCCCACCGGTCCGCACCGCCCCCGACGTAATCCCGGACGATCCGGTAGCCCTGAGCGAGAGCCACCGGGTACGCCCGGAGCTCCTCGATGAGCCGGAGACGCACCTGTGCGGCCTCCGCCTCAAGGAGCAGAACATCCTGGAGGAGCCGGCACGCCTCCTCCCGCGACAGGGCGCCGCCGAGATGCCCGCGGGCTACCCGGGCGTTTCCCGTGAGGTTCAGGGCCGTGGACGCGGTAACGACGGCATCGAAGAGATCGGCATCCGCCTGCTCGAACCCGGCCAGGGGGAAGAGAACCTCCTCGAAGAACCGCGCGCGCTCGGGGCCGGGAAAGATCATCTCCTCCCCGAGCACGGCGGCCCCTTCGGCGACCGTCGCGAGCGGCGATGCGAGGGTGACGACCGAGTACTCGATCCAGCCCCGGGCACGGACGAGCGCCGCCTCCCGGATCGTCCGCATCGTGTGTCGGCCGGGGTAGCCCTCGTGACAGGCGTAGGCGAGTGCCCGGTCGACGGTGACCGGCAGATCGGCGTTCACCCGGACGAGGCTCGTCCCATTCCCGAGGTAGCGGATGAACGCCTCCCATGGCTCCCCGGCGGCGTAGCCGATCTCAAGCCGCTCCCCTGCCGGGAGCGGCAGGCGTTCGGCCGTTTTGCGACGACTTTCGGCAAATGCTGCCGCAAAGACCGATTCCAGCCGGTCGGGCGGGACGACGAACGAGTCCATGAACGCCCGGTAGCGGACGGAAAGGTCGCCGTCTCCCGGGAGACGGGCATCGAGCGCTGCATGGAGTTCGCTGTACCAGGCAGGGTCGTCCTCCGTCGCCGCGACCCCGTAGAGCGCCTCGGTCTCGGCATCGAAGGTGAGGTTCTCCCCCGCGAGGATTCCGGCACGGATCTTGAGCGCCCGGATCATCTCCCGGAGGTGGGTGTGGCGCATGCGCCCGGCTTCCTCCAGGTGGTCGGGATCGATCCCGTCCAGGGTGGCAAGGAGGTCGGCGGCGTACCCGGCGATCCGGTCCGGCGGGACCGTAACCGTGAGTGCCTCATCCTGCACCGCCGCCGGGCCGAAATAGGCATCCACGAAGACCGGATCGTGCACCCCGAGCCAGAGTGCGCATTTGACATAAAATCGCGCCACGGCGTCCATATCCCTGGTTTCGGCAGCGTTCTCTCCGGTGTACGTTGAGGGCTCCATCTGTCACCTCCTGCTGAATTATGCGCCCTCCGGCTACTTAACCGCCGTGATCCGCATCCGCCGACAGAGGGTTTAACCGGTTCTGCGCCTACTTCCGGGGTGATGCACGAGTCGCTCCGGCAGGTCGTCCACCTCATCTTCGGTCTCGGGATCGCAGGGTTCGTCCTCCTCTTCGACCGCGATCTCGTCCTCTCCATCCTCGTGCTTGCTCTCTTTGCGGGGTTCATCCTCTCCGACGCCATCTCCCGGGGCTATATCATCCCGGTCGTCTCGCCGATCATCGCGGGCCTCGAGCGGCGCGACGCCGCCCCCGGGAAAGGAGCGCTCTTCTTTGCGCTCGGAGCCCTCTTCTGCATCGTCTTCTTTGCAAAAGAGGTCGCCTTCATGGGGCTCCTGGTGCTCGCGCTCCTCGACAGCGTCACCACCCTTGCCGGTCTCCGGTTCGGCAGAACCCGGATATACAACCACAAATCGCTCGAAGGCACACTCGCCGGGTTCGCGGCGACGGCGATCGTGCTCGCT from Methanoculleus chikugoensis encodes the following:
- a CDS encoding cobalt-precorrin-7 (C(5))-methyltransferase yields the protein MKIVGVGCGPGMLTPEAATVIAGASLVYGSARAIALARDAIAPGSEVHEIEDYRSLRSLPAHAVVLSTGDPMLAGLGYLPGEVVPGISSLQVAFARLKVPLARAAVVSAHGKDHARAIAEAREEVARGRVVFLVADPAFDVGALAAALPPETRLAVCEDLGYPTERIAVGTAAEPPVPRGDLFVVVAGEF
- a CDS encoding transposase; amino-acid sequence: MTFREIDDDLWEIVKRHLPPQKPHIGRPRRDPRNLFNGILYVLTTGCAWSDVPARYGTKSTVHRYHLELCRRGAYQAILLDLLRSGYEFRKKESAAADLAAPTV
- a CDS encoding DNA adenine methylase — translated: MATTTARPFLKWAGGKTQLLDAFTARVPRELAEGTLPVFVEPFMGGGAVYFHFNSTFAFRECHLFDINEDLVLAYTVVKNDVSALIDYLRGVEDEFLSKDDAGRRDYYYAVREAFNREKKEIDFAGYGDAWVERAGRFIFLNRTCFNGLYRVNSRGGFNVPFGRYKTPKILHEEVLLTDSLAFRNTTIHLGDFTQAEPYISKDSFVYFDPPYRPLNQTSSFTQYSKNRFSDEEQRRLGAFYARCDAKGARLMLSNSDPRNADPDDAFFDDLYAGYRIDRVPARRAINCDGSKRGEVREIIVMNYESA
- a CDS encoding DNA-methyltransferase → MRFEEINGNVFYNGDCIAGTRAHIPDDSVDLIVTDPPYGINGDRLHQHYNRDEAFVVDGYIEVPASDYGEFSNNWIREAERILRPGGSIYIVSGYTNLYHILHALRGTHLREVNHIIWRYNFGVYTSRKYVSSHYHILFYEKPGGERTFNLESRYGAGEKGPENGSLNYRDREDVWCINREYKPGQAKNKNELPTELLVKILQYSSNEGDLVCDMFLGGFTTAKAAVGLNRRATGFEASKQVFDLKIAELRDVTPGSLLPTLRTPRTGEPANRGKPWTDADRETLVSRFTALIESGETKKRAVEILGGELGRGRWAIEKMLKKQRG
- a CDS encoding PAS domain-containing protein, with product MAAIMAENETLRRENAALQSVKDALRESEERYRRLFEADLTGDVVAAPDGRILSCNPAFARIFGFASRGEAPGTDIRDLFEDPGDLDRVVASLRKEGKIENVGRTRRRRDGTRIHIVENVVGRFGPGGELLEIQGYIYDDSERKRAEEALRESMEWYRQALDNPLIGYAHCEVVVDAAGKPVDYIYLEVNRAFELFTGLRWEEVANRRVTEVLHLDEAAGIIAIYGNVALTGESTAFQYPVPTLAKWFEVTAFSHQRGRFTTFFTDITERKRVEEALRESEERYRRLFEDDLTGDFLTVADGRIIACNPAFVRMFGFDSVDDALDTNILDLYEDPRDRGMLLARLQRDGKVENEGRVRKRRDGARIHVVENVVGRFNADGELLETQGYVYDDSERKRAEEALRESEERFRAVLENSLDAAYRRNLRADRYDYMSPVIREILGFTPEEMAAMSLEEVMERIHPDDRRSVEAELDAAAASARGLLVYRFLAKSGEYRWLEDHLMVIRDPGGRPLYRGGIVRDVTGRKEAEAELARVHRDLRSAHREANLYLDILTHDIGNTENVSDLYAELLVDSVEGQAAGYAANLKRSITKSIEILGIVSKIRQIHAGPPTLRPTDLDAVIRTEIDHFPAVPISYEGASCKVVADGLLCEVFTNLIGNAVKHGGPGVAVTVRVEEQNGEVLVTVADTGRGVPDDQKEEIFHRYERKQRGVGEGLGLYLVQILIDRYGGRIWVEDRVPGHPEEGAAFSFLLRETDAVRPSGR
- a CDS encoding cache domain-containing protein, producing the protein MNSQSYPWIVAALAVLVAVGTGFAALNQPTPPPVSVAEEDAATLLIHLQSDITAALEALDNRLAHAAFELGKTNLSDADAHGILANLSATDPSIVDCTVSDAEGTILAAEPAAYRDIKGAEIGGQAHIRHILATKRPIMSEVITVAENIPATVIVAPIFTNEGLFAGFASVVFRPEALVAGIAEPAANGTPYQVMVIQTDGRVIYDTDPAQIGRMTFEDPLFADYPDLLDVARRVAGERYGTAVYGFVADGGEAVQKEIAWTTAGLHGVEWRTAVIRETG
- a CDS encoding small multi-drug export protein, giving the protein MSADDMTDTPGPESYKDLLANPYLAGSIKFVLPLAIIPAVFAALYLIEPYQRFLIISGLIVAYFVPPAGKETIIPLAILAGYPWWLITAVIFLLDVAVSLFVVWNFDLALKIPLIGRLLESGMTIGRNYTESQPWLRKFSTIGLILFVFFPLQGTGAMNGSILGRLLGLEKGRVFACVCTGSLTSCLAFALGSDMLLDVYQQNPALGIGILAAIVVAVLAGVVGWRVHKKRLRGRTPR
- a CDS encoding diacylglycerol/polyprenol kinase family protein, yielding MHESLRQVVHLIFGLGIAGFVLLFDRDLVLSILVLALFAGFILSDAISRGYIIPVVSPIIAGLERRDAAPGKGALFFALGALFCIVFFAKEVAFMGLLVLALLDSVTTLAGLRFGRTRIYNHKSLEGTLAGFAATAIVLALLVPPGVALATAVAAAVAELASPVDDNLVVPVVACLVLALLL